A window of the Litorilinea aerophila genome harbors these coding sequences:
- the rnhA gene encoding ribonuclease HI: protein MTGPRRVIIYTDGGCIGNPGPGGWAAILRYGEHIKELSGRFRETTNNRMELRAAIEGLEALTRPCPVVLVTDSNYLRQGITQWVHTWQRNGWRTASKQPVKNQDLWQRLLAAVARHEPAGGVEWQWTKGHAGEAWNERADRLANEAARSVTEDDPVDRE from the coding sequence ATGACGGGCCCGCGCCGGGTGATCATCTACACCGATGGCGGCTGCATCGGCAACCCAGGGCCAGGAGGGTGGGCGGCCATCCTCCGCTATGGCGAACACATCAAAGAGCTGTCTGGCCGTTTCCGGGAGACGACCAACAACCGCATGGAGCTGCGCGCGGCCATCGAGGGGCTGGAAGCCCTGACCCGTCCCTGCCCGGTGGTGCTGGTGACGGACAGCAACTACCTCCGCCAGGGAATCACCCAGTGGGTGCACACCTGGCAGCGCAACGGCTGGCGCACGGCCTCGAAGCAGCCGGTCAAGAACCAGGACCTCTGGCAGCGTCTGTTGGCAGCGGTGGCCCGCCACGAACCGGCCGGTGGCGTGGAGTGGCAGTGGACCAAGGGGCATGCCGGCGAGGCGTGGAACGAACGGGCCGACCGGCTGGCCAATGAAGCGGCCCGCAGTGTCACGGAAGACGACCCGGTGGATAGGGAATAG